The DNA window TCCCTTTTCTTAAGAAGGTCAATCAATTCGTCTCGCGTAATTTCGAGCAATTTTGCAGCTTTAGATAGACTAATTAATCCCTATACATATGCAGAAATGACGATCTCCTCGAACAATTCCTTATCCTTCTTGAGGTTCCTAAGTAAGTCCCCTAACCTCTTAGGATTCGTTTTAACTACATTCTCTATACCTTTCAAAACCCAAACATTCTCCATCCCCATCCACTCTTCCTTTTTTAAGTTTCATTCAAGACTGCTGAATCTTTTTCAATTTCTCCTTTTTTACGTCTTTCCTCTAAATTACCTTATGCCATAATTTTAAATCAACTTTGAATCTTCAAATACCTTTTGTCGAATTTAACATCGCTTTGGCAATTTTCAGCGTTACGTTCGCTTTTATCCATGCAGCTATTACGATTAAGATTATCGAGATTGATGCAAGAGTTAGATACTCTTTATGTCTTCTTTCGTCAGAATTTGCTCTTTTCTGTCTGCTAAATAACGAACGATCTTCGTAAGGAATCTTAAAACCTACTACACCTGCTATGATTATGGCGGGGATTTCGAAGATACCGTGTGGAACTATAAGCGAGAGGACTAGTGATGGATCAGTCTCAGCCAAG is part of the Ferroglobus placidus DSM 10642 genome and encodes:
- a CDS encoding stage II sporulation protein M, whose translation is MLNLIFNGAAMSLIIRDSFLAETDPSLVLSLIVPHGIFEIPAIIIAGVVGFKIPYEDRSLFSRQKRANSDERRHKEYLTLASISIILIVIAAWIKANVTLKIAKAMLNSTKGI